In Aphelocoma coerulescens isolate FSJ_1873_10779 chromosome 3, UR_Acoe_1.0, whole genome shotgun sequence, a single window of DNA contains:
- the NTPCR gene encoding cancer-related nucleoside-triphosphatase isoform X1 has translation MSKHVFLTGPPGVGKTTLIQKVTQALKSSGVLIDGFYTQEVREGGRRTGFDVVTLSGNRGPLSRVSPSSDSSASRREYRVGQYVVDLVSFEQLVLPMLRNVNHGGDTEKRICVIDEIGKMELFSQAFIQAVRQTLAGSGTVVLGTIPIPKGKPLDLVEEIRSRKDVKVFNVSKENRNSILQDILAAVESCRK, from the exons ATGTCCAAGCACGTGTTTCTGACGGGACCCCCAG gGGTTGGAAAGACTACTTTGATCCAGAAAGTCACTCAAGCTCTAAAATCCTCAGGTGTTCTCATTGATGGATTTTACACACAGGAAGTTAGAGAAGGTGGCAGGAGAACAGGATTTGATGTTGTCACTCTGTCTGGAAACCGAGGACCTTTATCTAGAGTCAG CCCCAGTTCTGATTCTTCTGCCTCAAGACGTGAGTACCGGGTTGGACAATATGTTGTAGATCTTGTTTCATTTGAGCAGTTGGTTCTACCTATGCTGAGAAAT GTAAACCATGGTGGTGATACAGAGAAAAGAATTTGTGTCATAGATGAGATTGGTAAAATGGAACTCTTCAGCCAGGCTTTTATTCAAGCTGTTCGTCAAACACTGGCTGGCTCAGGGACTGTGGTGCTTGGAACTATTCCAATACCTAAGGGAAAGCCACTGGATCTTGTTGAAGAAATAAGAAGTAGGAAAGATGTTAAAGTGTTCAAT GTTAgtaaggaaaacagaaacagcATTTTGCAAGACATCTTGGCAGCGGTGGAATCCTGCAGAAAATGA
- the NTPCR gene encoding cancer-related nucleoside-triphosphatase isoform X3, whose product MSKHVFLTGPPGVGKTTLIQKVTQALKSSGVLIDGFYTQEVREGGRRTGFDVVTLSGNRGPLSRVSPSSDSSASRREYRVGQYVVDLVSFEQLVLPMLRNVSKENRNSILQDILAAVESCRK is encoded by the exons ATGTCCAAGCACGTGTTTCTGACGGGACCCCCAG gGGTTGGAAAGACTACTTTGATCCAGAAAGTCACTCAAGCTCTAAAATCCTCAGGTGTTCTCATTGATGGATTTTACACACAGGAAGTTAGAGAAGGTGGCAGGAGAACAGGATTTGATGTTGTCACTCTGTCTGGAAACCGAGGACCTTTATCTAGAGTCAG CCCCAGTTCTGATTCTTCTGCCTCAAGACGTGAGTACCGGGTTGGACAATATGTTGTAGATCTTGTTTCATTTGAGCAGTTGGTTCTACCTATGCTGAGAAAT GTTAgtaaggaaaacagaaacagcATTTTGCAAGACATCTTGGCAGCGGTGGAATCCTGCAGAAAATGA
- the NTPCR gene encoding cancer-related nucleoside-triphosphatase isoform X2, which translates to MCHGVGKTTLIQKVTQALKSSGVLIDGFYTQEVREGGRRTGFDVVTLSGNRGPLSRVSPSSDSSASRREYRVGQYVVDLVSFEQLVLPMLRNVNHGGDTEKRICVIDEIGKMELFSQAFIQAVRQTLAGSGTVVLGTIPIPKGKPLDLVEEIRSRKDVKVFNVSKENRNSILQDILAAVESCRK; encoded by the exons ATGTGTCATG gGGTTGGAAAGACTACTTTGATCCAGAAAGTCACTCAAGCTCTAAAATCCTCAGGTGTTCTCATTGATGGATTTTACACACAGGAAGTTAGAGAAGGTGGCAGGAGAACAGGATTTGATGTTGTCACTCTGTCTGGAAACCGAGGACCTTTATCTAGAGTCAG CCCCAGTTCTGATTCTTCTGCCTCAAGACGTGAGTACCGGGTTGGACAATATGTTGTAGATCTTGTTTCATTTGAGCAGTTGGTTCTACCTATGCTGAGAAAT GTAAACCATGGTGGTGATACAGAGAAAAGAATTTGTGTCATAGATGAGATTGGTAAAATGGAACTCTTCAGCCAGGCTTTTATTCAAGCTGTTCGTCAAACACTGGCTGGCTCAGGGACTGTGGTGCTTGGAACTATTCCAATACCTAAGGGAAAGCCACTGGATCTTGTTGAAGAAATAAGAAGTAGGAAAGATGTTAAAGTGTTCAAT GTTAgtaaggaaaacagaaacagcATTTTGCAAGACATCTTGGCAGCGGTGGAATCCTGCAGAAAATGA